The following proteins are co-located in the Tripterygium wilfordii isolate XIE 37 chromosome 2, ASM1340144v1, whole genome shotgun sequence genome:
- the LOC120012214 gene encoding uncharacterized protein LOC120012214 isoform X1 — protein MVKDKRKLLKASGSKGSSRSEQQKQKQISSQSEVPPPPKRSALVPSWSRQSANSLPQPHNHHSEEDTDSAYSEESSDSSETDGESDIDPTASMDEVEQESHEEPSSPIESAGHSNAASATHEQVGKEPKERFVRRETRCLTIVGRGVNERPTIILNDKNQPIGPEKEVAHLSSYLGILARNAHLLPLTNKTWHAVKKDKRKELWDIVNKKFIIDEAGKRWVFATIGAAWRIWKSRLKAKHFKTHTRRSACLKDRPDKVPKEQWTKLVKRWSSQKAKLASERNTKNRMKQKYTHTMGSKSFARVREEEKKKRPNEDEPSDVDMFVLTRKRKDGTLRLDEQTRVELEQLSSQSLDTPESSLARENFMKKVFKDHPGRAPLYGKGVAPSDLKRKWSCGVPNEILENIAAREKRAIQVEEKCEAMLAGFQALVAQLKREYPNVEIPPEMLSPLSVNRESPTDIGNAPLVNRQRSSANTNSLEQVEEENDEDERDDV, from the exons ATGGTGAAGGATAAACGTAAGTTATTGAAAGCAAGTGGTTCTAAAGGTAGTTCTCGATCTgagcaacaaaaacaaaagcagatATCATCACAATCTGAAGTGCCACCTCCTCCAAAACGATCAGCACTAGTTCCAAGCTGGTCTCGACAATCTGCTAATTCTCTTCCACAACCTCATAATCATCATAGTGAAGAGGACACAGATTCTGCATATAGTGAAGAATCTTCAGATTCTAGTGAAACAGATGGTGAATCTGACATAGATCCGACAGCTTCCATGGATGAAGTAGAGCAAGAAAGTCATGAGGAGCCTTCTTCTCCAATTGAAAGTGCTGGGCATTCGAATGCAGCTTCTGCTACACATGAACAAGTTGGTAAAG AGCCTAAAGAAAGATTTGTGAGGAGGGAAACAAGGTGCTTGACGATTGTGGGAAGAGGTGTCAATGAACGCCCAACCATCATactaaatgataaaaatcaACCCATCGGTCCTGAAAAAGAAGTTGCACATTTAAGTTCTTACTTAGGCATATTAGCTCGAAATGCCCATCTACTTCCTCTTACTAACAAGACTTGGCATGCAGTGAAGaaggataaaagaaaagaattatGGGATATTGTCAAT AAAAAGTTCATTATTGACGAAGCTGGAAAGAGATGGGTATTTGCTACCATTGGTGCTGCTTGGCGAATTTGGAAAAGTCGCTTGAAGGCAAAACATTTTAAGACTCATACTAGAAGATCAGCTTGCTTAAAAGACCGCCCTGATAAAGTACCCAAGGaacaatggacaaaacttgtAAAAAGATGGAGTTCTCAAAAGGCAAAG CTTGCAAGTGAGAGGAATACGAAAAATAGAATGAAACAAAAGTACACTCATACCATGGGTTCGAAGAGCTTTGCTCGAGTGCGAGAAGAGGAG aaaaagaaaagaccaAATGAGGACGAACCATCAGATGTGGATATGTTTGTCTTAACTAGAAAAAGGAAAGATGGGACACTAAGACTCGACGAGCAAACAAGA GTTGAACTAGAACAATTGTCATCCCAATCACTGGATACACCAGAAAGTAGTTTGGCTAGAGAGAACTTTATGAAGAAAGTTTTTAAAGACCATCCAGGACGTGCACCCCTTTATGGAAAAGGTGTCGCCCCTTcagatttgaaaagaaaatggagttgTGGTGTACCTAATGAAATTCTTGAAAATATAGCTGCTAGAGAGAAAAGGGCAATTCAAGTGGAGGAGAAGTGTGAGGCTATGTTGGCTGGATTTCAAGCTTTGGTAGCACAATTGAAACGAGAATATCCTAATGTAGAAATTCCTCCTGAAATGCTTTCACCTTTATCAGTTAATCGTGAATCACCTACTGACATAGGAAATGCTCCTCTGGTTAATAGGCAGCGGTCATCTGCAAATACAAATAGTCTTGAGCAG gttgaagaagaaaatgatgagGATGAAAGAGATGATGTCTAG
- the LOC120012214 gene encoding uncharacterized protein LOC120012214 isoform X2: protein MVKDKRKLLKASGSKGSSRSEQQKQKQISSQSEVPPPPKRSALVPSWSRQSANSLPQPHNHHSEEDTDSAYSEESSDSSETDGESDIDPTASMDEVEQESHEEPSSPIESAGHSNAASATHEQVGKEPKERFVRRETRCLTIVGRGVNERPTIILNDKNQPIGPEKEVAHLSSYLGILARNAHLLPLTNKTWHAVKKDKRKELWDIVNFIIDEAGKRWVFATIGAAWRIWKSRLKAKHFKTHTRRSACLKDRPDKVPKEQWTKLVKRWSSQKAKLASERNTKNRMKQKYTHTMGSKSFARVREEEKKKRPNEDEPSDVDMFVLTRKRKDGTLRLDEQTRVELEQLSSQSLDTPESSLARENFMKKVFKDHPGRAPLYGKGVAPSDLKRKWSCGVPNEILENIAAREKRAIQVEEKCEAMLAGFQALVAQLKREYPNVEIPPEMLSPLSVNRESPTDIGNAPLVNRQRSSANTNSLEQVEEENDEDERDDV, encoded by the exons ATGGTGAAGGATAAACGTAAGTTATTGAAAGCAAGTGGTTCTAAAGGTAGTTCTCGATCTgagcaacaaaaacaaaagcagatATCATCACAATCTGAAGTGCCACCTCCTCCAAAACGATCAGCACTAGTTCCAAGCTGGTCTCGACAATCTGCTAATTCTCTTCCACAACCTCATAATCATCATAGTGAAGAGGACACAGATTCTGCATATAGTGAAGAATCTTCAGATTCTAGTGAAACAGATGGTGAATCTGACATAGATCCGACAGCTTCCATGGATGAAGTAGAGCAAGAAAGTCATGAGGAGCCTTCTTCTCCAATTGAAAGTGCTGGGCATTCGAATGCAGCTTCTGCTACACATGAACAAGTTGGTAAAG AGCCTAAAGAAAGATTTGTGAGGAGGGAAACAAGGTGCTTGACGATTGTGGGAAGAGGTGTCAATGAACGCCCAACCATCATactaaatgataaaaatcaACCCATCGGTCCTGAAAAAGAAGTTGCACATTTAAGTTCTTACTTAGGCATATTAGCTCGAAATGCCCATCTACTTCCTCTTACTAACAAGACTTGGCATGCAGTGAAGaaggataaaagaaaagaattatGGGATATTGTCAAT TTCATTATTGACGAAGCTGGAAAGAGATGGGTATTTGCTACCATTGGTGCTGCTTGGCGAATTTGGAAAAGTCGCTTGAAGGCAAAACATTTTAAGACTCATACTAGAAGATCAGCTTGCTTAAAAGACCGCCCTGATAAAGTACCCAAGGaacaatggacaaaacttgtAAAAAGATGGAGTTCTCAAAAGGCAAAG CTTGCAAGTGAGAGGAATACGAAAAATAGAATGAAACAAAAGTACACTCATACCATGGGTTCGAAGAGCTTTGCTCGAGTGCGAGAAGAGGAG aaaaagaaaagaccaAATGAGGACGAACCATCAGATGTGGATATGTTTGTCTTAACTAGAAAAAGGAAAGATGGGACACTAAGACTCGACGAGCAAACAAGA GTTGAACTAGAACAATTGTCATCCCAATCACTGGATACACCAGAAAGTAGTTTGGCTAGAGAGAACTTTATGAAGAAAGTTTTTAAAGACCATCCAGGACGTGCACCCCTTTATGGAAAAGGTGTCGCCCCTTcagatttgaaaagaaaatggagttgTGGTGTACCTAATGAAATTCTTGAAAATATAGCTGCTAGAGAGAAAAGGGCAATTCAAGTGGAGGAGAAGTGTGAGGCTATGTTGGCTGGATTTCAAGCTTTGGTAGCACAATTGAAACGAGAATATCCTAATGTAGAAATTCCTCCTGAAATGCTTTCACCTTTATCAGTTAATCGTGAATCACCTACTGACATAGGAAATGCTCCTCTGGTTAATAGGCAGCGGTCATCTGCAAATACAAATAGTCTTGAGCAG gttgaagaagaaaatgatgagGATGAAAGAGATGATGTCTAG
- the LOC120015582 gene encoding beta-galactosidase 1, which yields MGLRKLLVMQNVVVVVVAAMVFLGSWVNASVSYDSRAVTINGHRRILISGSIHYPRSSPEMWPDLIQKAKEGGLDVIQTYVFWNGHEPQPGKYYFEGNYDLVKFIRLIQQSGLYVHLRIGPYVCAEWNFGGFPVWLKYIPGINFRTNNRPFKAQMEKFTTKIVNMMKAERLFESQGGPIILSQIENEYGPMEYELGAPGQAYTKWAAKMAVGLGTGVPWVMCKQDDAPDPVINTCNGFYCDYFSPNKDYKPKMWTEAWTGWFTEFGGPVPYRPAEDLAFSVARFIQKGGSFINYYMYHGGTNFGRTAGGPFIATSYDYDAPLDEYGLLRQPKWGHLKDLHRAIKLCEPALISGNPTVMPLGNYQEAHVFKSNSGACAAFLANYNPKSFAKVAFGNMHYNLPPWSISILPDCKNTVYNTARVGAQVALMKMTPVPMHGGFSWQAYNEETTSYGDNIFTTVGLLEQINTTRDLTDYLWYMTDVVIHPNEQFLNTGKWPSLNILSAGHAMHVYVNGQLAGTAYGSLEFPKLTFNQAVNLRAGVNKIAILSIAVGLPNVGPHFETWNAGVLGPVTLYGLNEGRRDLSWQKWSYKIGLTGEHLSLHSLSGSSSVEWGQGSLVARRQPLTWFKTTFNAPAGNSPLALDMGSMGKGQIWINGQNVGRYWPAYKASGSCGDCNYAGTYRETKCLRNCGEASQRWYHVPRSWLNPTGNLLVVLEEWGGDPNGISLVRRKVDSVCADIYEWQPTLMNWQMQASGRVNKPLRPKVHLSCGPGQKISSIKFASFGTPEGVCGSYRQGNCHAFHSYDAFNRLCMGQNFCSVTVAPEMFGGDPCPNVMKKLAVEATCS from the exons ATGGGCTTGAGGAAGCTGCTTGTAATGCAGAATgtggtagtggtggtggtggctgcTATGGTGTTTTTAGGTTCTTGGGTTAATGCATCTGTTTCTTATGACAGTAGGGCTGTCACTATTAATGGCCATAGAAGGATTCTCATTTCTGGATCCATTCACTACCCTAGAAGCTCTCCTGAG ATGTGGCCAGATCTAATTCAGAAGGCTAAGGAAGGAGGTTTGGATGTGATTCAGACATATGTTTTCTGGAATGGGCATGAGCCTCAACCTGGAAAA TATTATTTCGAGGGGAACTATGATCTGGTCAAGTTTATAAGGCTGATTCAACAATCAGGCCTCTATGTTCATCTCAGGATTGGCCCTTATGTTTGTGCTGAGTGGAATTTTGG GGGTTTTCCAGTTTGGTTGAAATACATTCCAGGCATAAATTTCAGGACAAATAATAGACCATTCAAG GCTCAAATGGAAAAATTTACCACAAAGATTGTAAATATGATGAAGGCAGAGAGGTTATTTGAATCTCAAGGTGGACCAATTATTCTATCCCAG ATTGAGAATGAATATGGACCCATGGAGTATGAACTTGGTGCACCAGGTCAAGCTTACACTAAATGGGCAGCCAAAATGGCCGTCGGTCTCGGAACCGGTGTCCCATGGGTCATGTGCAAGCAAGATGATGCCCCTGATCCTGTT ATCAACACATGCAATGGCTTCTATTGTGACTACTTCTCCCCAAACAAGGATTACAAACCCAAGATGTGGACAGAAGCATGGACTGGATG GTTTACGGAATTTGGAGGTCCTGTTCCATACCGGCCAGCTGAAGACTTGGCATTTTCAGTTGCAAGATTCATTCAGAAGGGGGGATCATTCATTAATTACTACATG TACCATGGAGGAACAAATTTTGGCCGGACTGCTGGAGGTCCTTTCATTGCTACTAGTTATGACTATGATGCTCCTCTTGATGAATATG GATTATTGAGGCAACCTAAATGGGGCCACTTGAAAGATTTGCATAGAGCAATAAAGCTGTGTGAACCAGCTTTAATATCTGGTAATCCCACAGTGATGCCACTCGGAAACTATCAAGAG GCTCATGTGTTCAAATCAAATTCTGGAGCTTGCGCTGCATTCCTTGCAAATTATAATCCTAAGTCTTTTGCTAAAGTGGCGTTTGGGAATATGCACTACAACCTACCTCCTTGGTCTATAAGCATCCTTCCTGATTGCAAAAACACAGTTTACAACACTGCAAGG GTTGGGGCTCAAGTGGCACTGATGAAGATGACTCCTGTTCCAATGCATGGAGGATTCTCTTGGCAGGCATATAATGAAGAAACAACATCGTATGGTGATAACATATTCACAACGGTAGGGTTGTTGGAGCAGATAAATACTACTAGAGATCTCACAGACTATTTGTGGTACATGACAGA TGTTGTGATTCATCCAAATGAACAGTTTCTGAATACTGGAAAGTGGCCTAGTCTTAATATCCTTTCAGCTGGTCATGCAATGCACGTTTATGTCAATGGTCAACTAGCAG GAACTGCTTATGGAAGCTTAGAATTCCCAAAGTTGACATTTAATCAGGCAGTAAATCTGAGAGCTGGTGTCAACAAAATTGCTATTCTAAGCATTGCAGTCGGTCTCCCG AATGTGGGCCCACATTTTGAGACATGGAATGCTGGCGTTCTTGGCCCAGTTACATTGTATGGACTCAATGAAGGAAGGAGAGATTTGTCATGGCAGAAGTGGTCTTACAAG ATTGGCCTTACAGGAGAACATCTGAGTCTTCATTCTCTTAGTGGGAGTTCCTCAGTAGAGTGGGGTCAGGGGTCGTTAGTGGCCCGGAGGCAGCCACTGACATGGTTCAAG ACTACTTTCAATGCTCCGGCTGGAAATTCTCCGTTGGCTTTAGATATGGGCAGCATGGGTAAAGGTCAGATATGGATAAACGGACAAAATGTTGGTCGCTATTGGCCTGCATACAAAGCATCTGGATCCTGTGGTGACTGCAATTATGCCGGAACATACAGAGAGACGAAATGCTTAAGAAATTGTGGAGAGGCTTCTCAGAGATG GTATCACGTCCCTCGTTCTTGGCTGAACCCAACTGGCAACTTGTTGGTTGTGCTTGAAGAATGGGGCGGAGATCCGAACGGGATTTCTTTGGTTAGAAGAAAAGTAGATAGCGTATGTGCTGATATTTATGAGTGGCAGCCAACACTGATGAATTGGCAAATGCAAGCCTCTGGAAGAGTAAATAAACCATTGAGGCCTAAGGTCCATTTATCATGTGGTCCTGGGCAGAAAATCTCGTCAATCAAGTTTGCTAGCTTTGGAACGCCAGAAGGCGTTTGTGGAAGCTACCGACAGGGAAACTGCCATGCTTTCCACTCTTATGATGCTTTTAACAGG CTTTGTATGGGGCAGAACTTCTGCTCAGTGACTGTGGCACCTGAAATGTTCGGAGGAGATCCTTGCCCCAATGTCATGAAGAAACTAGCCGTGGAGGCTACGTGCAGCTGA